The following are encoded in a window of Phragmites australis chromosome 22, lpPhrAust1.1, whole genome shotgun sequence genomic DNA:
- the LOC133905257 gene encoding uncharacterized protein LOC133905257 — MLEYWTETTGPGPAVRAGAGEVWCITPSRIPSPSPSQEERGEESRRGRRKPMGVSDLNTAVAAAAAAEALRVSDEDCARVDALDRAARRHQGEGDGGHRLSFFEAFAQQGIRVEAIHPGRILCSFTVPTRLTTNNNNHHHLAPGAVVALVDEMGSAAIVADGHHIKVSVDMSVSFVNLAAAAPGDTLRITARTLGHKGYYSGTHVLIANAATGEVVAEGRHSLFGKMKVKPAPPSTIIKSNI, encoded by the coding sequence ATGTTGGAGTATTGGACTGAGACGACAGGCCCAGGCCCAGCTGTAAGGGCAGGGGCAGGGGAGGTGTGGTGCATCACTCCCAGCCGCATCCCCAGCCCCAGCCCCAGccaagaggagagaggagaggagagccggagggggaggaggaagcCCATGGGGGTCTCTGATTTGAacacggcggtggcggcggcggcggcggcggaggcgttgAGGGTGAGCGATGAGGATTGCGCGCGGGTGGACGCGCTGGACCGAGCTGCGCGGCGGCACCAAGGGGAAGGGGACGGCGGCCACCGCCTCAGCTTCTTCGAGGCGTTCGCGCAGCAGGGGATCCGCGTGGAGGCCATCCACCCAGGCCGCATCCTCTGCTCCTTCACCGTCCCCACACGACTcaccaccaacaacaacaaccaccaCCACCTGGCCCCGGGCGCCGTGGTGGCCCTGGTGGACGAGATGGGCTCCGCCGCCATCGTCGCCGATGGGCACCACATCAAGGTCTCCGTCGACATGTCCGTCTCCTTCGTtaacctcgccgccgccgcgcccggaGACACCCTCCGCATCACCGCCAGGACGCTGGGGCACAAGGGATACTACTCCGGCACGCACGTCCTCATCGCCAACGCCGCCACTGGGGAGGTGGTGGCCGAGGGAAGGCACTCCCTCTTCGGCAAGATGAAGGTGAAACCAGCACCGCCCAGCACCATCATCAAGAGCAACATCTGA